In Peromyscus leucopus breed LL Stock chromosome 11, UCI_PerLeu_2.1, whole genome shotgun sequence, a genomic segment contains:
- the Polk gene encoding DNA polymerase kappa isoform X3: MDNTKEKKKCKDDLLLRMGLNDNKAGMEGLDKEKINKIIMDATKGSRFYGNELKKEKQVNQRIDSMMQQKSQITSQQLRKAQLQVDRFAMELERNRNLNNTIVHVDMDAFYAAVEMRDNPELKDKPIAVGSMSMLSTSNYHARRFGVRAAMPGFIAKRLCPQLIIVPPNFDKYRAVSKEVREILAEYDPNFLAMSLDEAYLNITQHLEERQSWPEDKRRYFNKTGNSVKTDKPGKEAHKVNEDEPASSPLLFEDSPPDLQLQGNPFQLNSEEEEDDPQILQNSVVFGTSAEEAVKEIRFRIEQKTTLTASAGIAPNTMLAKVCSDKNKPNGQYQILPSRKAVMDFIKDLPIRKVSGIGKVTEKMLMALGIVTCTELYQQRALLSLLFSETSWHYFLHIALGLGSTDLARDGERKSMSVERTFSEISHTEEQFSLCQELCTELARDLQKEGLKGRTVTIKLKNVNFEVKTRASTVPSALSTAEEIFAIAKELLRTEVNAGSPHPLRLRLMGVRMSTFSNEDDKKHQQRSIIGFLQAGQQALSSPGCSLDKTDKTEFVKPLEMSPKKSFFDKKRSERISNHQDSPRCEIVDQQALQPSQPSQALKKMSENLEASENSNNCQTFTCPVCFRDQEGISLEAFNEHVDACLDGPSASENSEMPSFSHASSAKTGQKEYAHPSVTLCEKQDHEDGEITSADGVDLVETEDSSLKAASMDTLGSNHSKGEYPDIPNQSCPSSLADEAVRILSKQESIQPYTDEVVTGQALVCPVCNQEQKTSDLTLFNVHVDICLNKGIIQELRNKDINSVNQPKESSRNTADRLQKAARRTKRPGLKTKCSTSKKTKPPSPRHTLDIFFK, from the exons gttGACAGATTTGCAATGGAATTAGAACGGAACCGGAATTTGAACAATACCATAGTTCATGTTGACATGGATGCTTTCTATGCAGCTGTGGAAATGAGAGACAATCCAGAATTGAAGGATAAACCCATTGCTGTAGGATCAATGAGTATGCTG tcTACTTCAAATTACCACGCAAGGAGGTTTGGTGTTCGCGCAGCCATGCCAGGATTTATTGCTAAGAGACTCTGCCCACAACTTATTATAGTGCCCCCGAACTTTGACAAATATAGAGCTGTGAGTAAGGAG GTTAGGGAGATTCTTGCTGAATATGATCCCAACTTTCTGGCCATGAGTCTGGACGAAGCCTACCTGAACATAACACAGCACCTGGAGGAAAGGCAAAGTTGGCCTGAGGACAAAAGAAGATACTTCAACAAAACAGGAAACTCTGTAAAAACTG ATAAACCGGGCAAGGAAGCTCACAAAGTGAATGAGGATGAACCGGCCAGCTCCCCACTGCTGTTTGAAGATAGTCCTCCTGATTTGCAACTTCAAGGAAATCCTTTCCAACTGAACtccgaagaagaagaagacgatcCTCAAATACTCCAAAATTCAGTTGTTTTTGGAACATCAGCTGAGGAAGCGGTGAAGGAAATTCGCTTCAGAATTGAACAGAAAACGACACTGACAGCCAGCGCAG GTATTGCCCCCAATACAATGTTAGCAAAAGTGTGCAGTGATAAGAATAAGCCAAATGGACAATACCAAATTCTCCCCAGCAGAAAAGCAGTGATGGACTTCATCAAGGACTTGCCTATTAGAAAG GTTTCTGGAATAGGAAAAGTCACGGAGAAAATGTTAATGGCTCTTGGAATTGTTACTTGCACAGAACTCTACCAACAGAGAGCactgctttctctccttttctcggAAACATCTTGGCATTATTTCCTTCACATAGCCCTGGGTCTGGGTTCAACAGACCTAGCAAG ggatggagaaaggaaaagtatGAGTGTTGAAAG GACGTTTAGTGAAATAAGTCACACAGAAGAACAGTTCAGCTTATGCCAAGAGCTGTGCACTGAACTTGCTCGTGATCTCCAGAAGGAAGGACTGAAG GGGAGAACTGTTACCATTAAGCTGAAGAACGTGAATTTTGAAGTAAAAACTCGTGCATCTACAGTTCCGTCTGCTCTTTCTACTGCAGAAGAAATATTTGCCATTGCTAAGGAACTGCTAAGGACAGAAGTTAACGCCGGTTCTCCACATCCCCTGAGGTTAAGGTTAATGG GTGTTCGGATGTCCACTTTTTCCAACGAAGATGACAAGAAGCACCAACAGAGGAGCATTATTGGCTTCTTACAGGCTGGACAGCAAGCTCTGTCATCTCCTGGGTGTAGTCTAGACAAAACTGACAAAACTGAGTTTGTAAAGCCTTTAGAAATGTCTCCTAAGAAGAGTTTCTTTGATAAAAAGCGATCAGAAAGGATCTCGAACCATCAAGACTCACCCAGATGTGAAATTGTGGATCAGCAAGCTTTACAGCCCTCACAGCCATCCCAAGCTTTAAAGAAGATGAGCGAGAATTTGGAAGCATCGGAGAATTCAAATAACTGTCAGACGTTTACATGTCCAGTTTGCTTCAGGGATCAAGAAGGCATCAGTCTGGAAGCCTTTAATGAACATGTAGATGCATGTCTTGATGGGCCATCAGCCAGTGAGAACTCAGAAATGCCCTCCTTCTCACATGCTTCCTCAGCAAAGACTGGTCAGAAGGAATATGCACACCCTTCTGTTACACTGTGTGAGAAACAGGATCATGAAGATGGAGAGATCACTTCAGCAGATGGTGTGGATCTCGTAGAGACTGAAGACAGCTCGTTGAAAGCAGCAAGTATGGACACTTTAGGAAGTAATCACAGCAAAGGGGAATATCCTGACATTCCAAACCAGTCTTGTCCTAGTTCATTGGCAGATGAAGCTGTCAGAATATTAAGTAAGCAAGAATCCATCCAGCCCTATACAGATGAGGTAGTAACAGGACAAGCTCTAGTTTGTCCTGTTTGTAACCAAGAACAAAAGACTTCTGATCTTACCCTCTTCAATGTACATGTGGATATTTGCTTAAATAAAGGCATTATCCAAGAACTGAGGAATAAGGACATTAATTCAGTCAACCAACCCAAAGAAAGCTCCAGAAATACTG CAGACAGACTTCAGAAGGCTGCAAGAAGGACAAAAAG GCCGGGACTGAAGACAAAGTGTTCCacgtcaaagaaaacaaaacctccaaGTCCCAGACACACCctggatatattttttaaatga
- the Polk gene encoding DNA polymerase kappa isoform X5, whose protein sequence is MDNTKEKKKCKDDLLLRMGLNDNKAGMEGLDKEKINKIIMDATKGSRFYGNELKKEKQVNQRIDSMMQQKSQITSQQLRKAQLQVDRFAMELERNRNLNNTIVHVDMDAFYAAVEMRDNPELKDKPIAVGSMSMLSTSNYHARRFGVRAAMPGFIAKRLCPQLIIVPPNFDKYRAVSKEVREILAEYDPNFLAMSLDEAYLNITQHLEERQSWPEDKRRYFNKTGNSVKTDPDKPGKEAHKVNEDEPASSPLLFEDSPPDLQLQGNPFQLNSEEEEDDPQILQNSVVFGTSAEEAVKEIRFRIEQKTTLTASAGIAPNTMLAKVCSDKNKPNGQYQILPSRKAVMDFIKDLPIRKVSGIGKVTEKMLMALGIVTCTELYQQRALLSLLFSETSWHYFLHIALGLGSTDLARDGERKSMSVERTFSEISHTEEQFSLCQELCTELARDLQKEGLKGRTVTIKLKNVNFEVKTRASTVPSALSTAEEIFAIAKELLRTEVNAGSPHPLRLRLMGVRMSTFSNEDDKKHQQRSIIGFLQAGQQALSSPGCSLDKTDKTEFVKPLEMSPKKSFFDKKRSERISNHQDSPRCEIVDQQALQPSQPSQALKKMSENLEASENSNNCQTFTCPVCFRDQEGISLEAFNEHVDACLDGPSASENSEMPSFSHASSAKTGQKEYAHPSVTLCEKQDHEDGEITSADGVDLVETEDSSLKAASMDTLGSNHSKGEYPDIPNQSCPSSLADEAVRILSKQESIQPYTDEVVTGQALVCPVCNQEQKTSDLTLFNVHVDICLNKGIIQELRNKDINSVNQPKESSRNTAFQLSYPFPHGISWLFFAQQTDFRRLQEGQKGRD, encoded by the exons gttGACAGATTTGCAATGGAATTAGAACGGAACCGGAATTTGAACAATACCATAGTTCATGTTGACATGGATGCTTTCTATGCAGCTGTGGAAATGAGAGACAATCCAGAATTGAAGGATAAACCCATTGCTGTAGGATCAATGAGTATGCTG tcTACTTCAAATTACCACGCAAGGAGGTTTGGTGTTCGCGCAGCCATGCCAGGATTTATTGCTAAGAGACTCTGCCCACAACTTATTATAGTGCCCCCGAACTTTGACAAATATAGAGCTGTGAGTAAGGAG GTTAGGGAGATTCTTGCTGAATATGATCCCAACTTTCTGGCCATGAGTCTGGACGAAGCCTACCTGAACATAACACAGCACCTGGAGGAAAGGCAAAGTTGGCCTGAGGACAAAAGAAGATACTTCAACAAAACAGGAAACTCTGTAAAAACTG ACCCAGATAAACCGGGCAAGGAAGCTCACAAAGTGAATGAGGATGAACCGGCCAGCTCCCCACTGCTGTTTGAAGATAGTCCTCCTGATTTGCAACTTCAAGGAAATCCTTTCCAACTGAACtccgaagaagaagaagacgatcCTCAAATACTCCAAAATTCAGTTGTTTTTGGAACATCAGCTGAGGAAGCGGTGAAGGAAATTCGCTTCAGAATTGAACAGAAAACGACACTGACAGCCAGCGCAG GTATTGCCCCCAATACAATGTTAGCAAAAGTGTGCAGTGATAAGAATAAGCCAAATGGACAATACCAAATTCTCCCCAGCAGAAAAGCAGTGATGGACTTCATCAAGGACTTGCCTATTAGAAAG GTTTCTGGAATAGGAAAAGTCACGGAGAAAATGTTAATGGCTCTTGGAATTGTTACTTGCACAGAACTCTACCAACAGAGAGCactgctttctctccttttctcggAAACATCTTGGCATTATTTCCTTCACATAGCCCTGGGTCTGGGTTCAACAGACCTAGCAAG ggatggagaaaggaaaagtatGAGTGTTGAAAG GACGTTTAGTGAAATAAGTCACACAGAAGAACAGTTCAGCTTATGCCAAGAGCTGTGCACTGAACTTGCTCGTGATCTCCAGAAGGAAGGACTGAAG GGGAGAACTGTTACCATTAAGCTGAAGAACGTGAATTTTGAAGTAAAAACTCGTGCATCTACAGTTCCGTCTGCTCTTTCTACTGCAGAAGAAATATTTGCCATTGCTAAGGAACTGCTAAGGACAGAAGTTAACGCCGGTTCTCCACATCCCCTGAGGTTAAGGTTAATGG GTGTTCGGATGTCCACTTTTTCCAACGAAGATGACAAGAAGCACCAACAGAGGAGCATTATTGGCTTCTTACAGGCTGGACAGCAAGCTCTGTCATCTCCTGGGTGTAGTCTAGACAAAACTGACAAAACTGAGTTTGTAAAGCCTTTAGAAATGTCTCCTAAGAAGAGTTTCTTTGATAAAAAGCGATCAGAAAGGATCTCGAACCATCAAGACTCACCCAGATGTGAAATTGTGGATCAGCAAGCTTTACAGCCCTCACAGCCATCCCAAGCTTTAAAGAAGATGAGCGAGAATTTGGAAGCATCGGAGAATTCAAATAACTGTCAGACGTTTACATGTCCAGTTTGCTTCAGGGATCAAGAAGGCATCAGTCTGGAAGCCTTTAATGAACATGTAGATGCATGTCTTGATGGGCCATCAGCCAGTGAGAACTCAGAAATGCCCTCCTTCTCACATGCTTCCTCAGCAAAGACTGGTCAGAAGGAATATGCACACCCTTCTGTTACACTGTGTGAGAAACAGGATCATGAAGATGGAGAGATCACTTCAGCAGATGGTGTGGATCTCGTAGAGACTGAAGACAGCTCGTTGAAAGCAGCAAGTATGGACACTTTAGGAAGTAATCACAGCAAAGGGGAATATCCTGACATTCCAAACCAGTCTTGTCCTAGTTCATTGGCAGATGAAGCTGTCAGAATATTAAGTAAGCAAGAATCCATCCAGCCCTATACAGATGAGGTAGTAACAGGACAAGCTCTAGTTTGTCCTGTTTGTAACCAAGAACAAAAGACTTCTGATCTTACCCTCTTCAATGTACATGTGGATATTTGCTTAAATAAAGGCATTATCCAAGAACTGAGGAATAAGGACATTAATTCAGTCAACCAACCCAAAGAAAGCTCCAGAAATACTG CTTTTCAATTATCTTATCCTTTTCCTCATGGAATTTCTTGGCTCTTCTTTGCCCAGCAGACAGACTTCAGAAGGCTGCAAGAAGGACAAAAAG GCCGGGACTGA
- the Polk gene encoding DNA polymerase kappa isoform X4, with product MDNTKEKKKCKDDLLLRMGLNDNKAGMEGLDKEKINKIIMDATKGSRFYGNELKKEKQVNQRIDSMMQQKSQITSQQLRKAQLQVDRFAMELERNRNLNNTIVHVDMDAFYAAVEMRDNPELKDKPIAVGSMSMLSTSNYHARRFGVRAAMPGFIAKRLCPQLIIVPPNFDKYRAVSKEVREILAEYDPNFLAMSLDEAYLNITQHLEERQSWPEDKRRYFNKTGNSVKTDKPGKEAHKVNEDEPASSPLLFEDSPPDLQLQGNPFQLNSEEEEDDPQILQNSVVFGTSAEEAVKEIRFRIEQKTTLTASAGIAPNTMLAKVCSDKNKPNGQYQILPSRKAVMDFIKDLPIRKVSGIGKVTEKMLMALGIVTCTELYQQRALLSLLFSETSWHYFLHIALGLGSTDLARDGERKSMSVERTFSEISHTEEQFSLCQELCTELARDLQKEGLKGRTVTIKLKNVNFEVKTRASTVPSALSTAEEIFAIAKELLRTEVNAGSPHPLRLRLMGVRMSTFSNEDDKKHQQRSIIGFLQAGQQALSSPGCSLDKTDKTEFVKPLEMSPKKSFFDKKRSERISNHQDSPRCEIVDQQALQPSQPSQALKKMSENLEASENSNNCQTFTCPVCFRDQEGISLEAFNEHVDACLDGPSASENSEMPSFSHASSAKTGQKEYAHPSVTLCEKQDHEDGEITSADGVDLVETEDSSLKAASMDTLGSNHSKGEYPDIPNQSCPSSLADEAVRILSKQESIQPYTDEVVTGQALVCPVCNQEQKTSDLTLFNVHVDICLNKGIIQELRNKDINSVNQPKESSRNTDRLQKAARRTKRPGLKTKCSTSKKTKPPSPRHTLDIFFK from the exons gttGACAGATTTGCAATGGAATTAGAACGGAACCGGAATTTGAACAATACCATAGTTCATGTTGACATGGATGCTTTCTATGCAGCTGTGGAAATGAGAGACAATCCAGAATTGAAGGATAAACCCATTGCTGTAGGATCAATGAGTATGCTG tcTACTTCAAATTACCACGCAAGGAGGTTTGGTGTTCGCGCAGCCATGCCAGGATTTATTGCTAAGAGACTCTGCCCACAACTTATTATAGTGCCCCCGAACTTTGACAAATATAGAGCTGTGAGTAAGGAG GTTAGGGAGATTCTTGCTGAATATGATCCCAACTTTCTGGCCATGAGTCTGGACGAAGCCTACCTGAACATAACACAGCACCTGGAGGAAAGGCAAAGTTGGCCTGAGGACAAAAGAAGATACTTCAACAAAACAGGAAACTCTGTAAAAACTG ATAAACCGGGCAAGGAAGCTCACAAAGTGAATGAGGATGAACCGGCCAGCTCCCCACTGCTGTTTGAAGATAGTCCTCCTGATTTGCAACTTCAAGGAAATCCTTTCCAACTGAACtccgaagaagaagaagacgatcCTCAAATACTCCAAAATTCAGTTGTTTTTGGAACATCAGCTGAGGAAGCGGTGAAGGAAATTCGCTTCAGAATTGAACAGAAAACGACACTGACAGCCAGCGCAG GTATTGCCCCCAATACAATGTTAGCAAAAGTGTGCAGTGATAAGAATAAGCCAAATGGACAATACCAAATTCTCCCCAGCAGAAAAGCAGTGATGGACTTCATCAAGGACTTGCCTATTAGAAAG GTTTCTGGAATAGGAAAAGTCACGGAGAAAATGTTAATGGCTCTTGGAATTGTTACTTGCACAGAACTCTACCAACAGAGAGCactgctttctctccttttctcggAAACATCTTGGCATTATTTCCTTCACATAGCCCTGGGTCTGGGTTCAACAGACCTAGCAAG ggatggagaaaggaaaagtatGAGTGTTGAAAG GACGTTTAGTGAAATAAGTCACACAGAAGAACAGTTCAGCTTATGCCAAGAGCTGTGCACTGAACTTGCTCGTGATCTCCAGAAGGAAGGACTGAAG GGGAGAACTGTTACCATTAAGCTGAAGAACGTGAATTTTGAAGTAAAAACTCGTGCATCTACAGTTCCGTCTGCTCTTTCTACTGCAGAAGAAATATTTGCCATTGCTAAGGAACTGCTAAGGACAGAAGTTAACGCCGGTTCTCCACATCCCCTGAGGTTAAGGTTAATGG GTGTTCGGATGTCCACTTTTTCCAACGAAGATGACAAGAAGCACCAACAGAGGAGCATTATTGGCTTCTTACAGGCTGGACAGCAAGCTCTGTCATCTCCTGGGTGTAGTCTAGACAAAACTGACAAAACTGAGTTTGTAAAGCCTTTAGAAATGTCTCCTAAGAAGAGTTTCTTTGATAAAAAGCGATCAGAAAGGATCTCGAACCATCAAGACTCACCCAGATGTGAAATTGTGGATCAGCAAGCTTTACAGCCCTCACAGCCATCCCAAGCTTTAAAGAAGATGAGCGAGAATTTGGAAGCATCGGAGAATTCAAATAACTGTCAGACGTTTACATGTCCAGTTTGCTTCAGGGATCAAGAAGGCATCAGTCTGGAAGCCTTTAATGAACATGTAGATGCATGTCTTGATGGGCCATCAGCCAGTGAGAACTCAGAAATGCCCTCCTTCTCACATGCTTCCTCAGCAAAGACTGGTCAGAAGGAATATGCACACCCTTCTGTTACACTGTGTGAGAAACAGGATCATGAAGATGGAGAGATCACTTCAGCAGATGGTGTGGATCTCGTAGAGACTGAAGACAGCTCGTTGAAAGCAGCAAGTATGGACACTTTAGGAAGTAATCACAGCAAAGGGGAATATCCTGACATTCCAAACCAGTCTTGTCCTAGTTCATTGGCAGATGAAGCTGTCAGAATATTAAGTAAGCAAGAATCCATCCAGCCCTATACAGATGAGGTAGTAACAGGACAAGCTCTAGTTTGTCCTGTTTGTAACCAAGAACAAAAGACTTCTGATCTTACCCTCTTCAATGTACATGTGGATATTTGCTTAAATAAAGGCATTATCCAAGAACTGAGGAATAAGGACATTAATTCAGTCAACCAACCCAAAGAAAGCTCCAGAAATACTG ACAGACTTCAGAAGGCTGCAAGAAGGACAAAAAG GCCGGGACTGAAGACAAAGTGTTCCacgtcaaagaaaacaaaacctccaaGTCCCAGACACACCctggatatattttttaaatga
- the Polk gene encoding DNA polymerase kappa isoform X1 — translation MDNTKEKKKCKDDLLLRMGLNDNKAGMEGLDKEKINKIIMDATKGSRFYGNELKKEKQVNQRIDSMMQQKSQITSQQLRKAQLQVDRFAMELERNRNLNNTIVHVDMDAFYAAVEMRDNPELKDKPIAVGSMSMLSTSNYHARRFGVRAAMPGFIAKRLCPQLIIVPPNFDKYRAVSKEVREILAEYDPNFLAMSLDEAYLNITQHLEERQSWPEDKRRYFNKTGNSVKTDPDKPGKEAHKVNEDEPASSPLLFEDSPPDLQLQGNPFQLNSEEEEDDPQILQNSVVFGTSAEEAVKEIRFRIEQKTTLTASAGIAPNTMLAKVCSDKNKPNGQYQILPSRKAVMDFIKDLPIRKVSGIGKVTEKMLMALGIVTCTELYQQRALLSLLFSETSWHYFLHIALGLGSTDLARDGERKSMSVERTFSEISHTEEQFSLCQELCTELARDLQKEGLKGRTVTIKLKNVNFEVKTRASTVPSALSTAEEIFAIAKELLRTEVNAGSPHPLRLRLMGVRMSTFSNEDDKKHQQRSIIGFLQAGQQALSSPGCSLDKTDKTEFVKPLEMSPKKSFFDKKRSERISNHQDSPRCEIVDQQALQPSQPSQALKKMSENLEASENSNNCQTFTCPVCFRDQEGISLEAFNEHVDACLDGPSASENSEMPSFSHASSAKTGQKEYAHPSVTLCEKQDHEDGEITSADGVDLVETEDSSLKAASMDTLGSNHSKGEYPDIPNQSCPSSLADEAVRILSKQESIQPYTDEVVTGQALVCPVCNQEQKTSDLTLFNVHVDICLNKGIIQELRNKDINSVNQPKESSRNTADRLQKAARRTKRPGLKTKCSTSKKTKPPSPRHTLDIFFK, via the exons gttGACAGATTTGCAATGGAATTAGAACGGAACCGGAATTTGAACAATACCATAGTTCATGTTGACATGGATGCTTTCTATGCAGCTGTGGAAATGAGAGACAATCCAGAATTGAAGGATAAACCCATTGCTGTAGGATCAATGAGTATGCTG tcTACTTCAAATTACCACGCAAGGAGGTTTGGTGTTCGCGCAGCCATGCCAGGATTTATTGCTAAGAGACTCTGCCCACAACTTATTATAGTGCCCCCGAACTTTGACAAATATAGAGCTGTGAGTAAGGAG GTTAGGGAGATTCTTGCTGAATATGATCCCAACTTTCTGGCCATGAGTCTGGACGAAGCCTACCTGAACATAACACAGCACCTGGAGGAAAGGCAAAGTTGGCCTGAGGACAAAAGAAGATACTTCAACAAAACAGGAAACTCTGTAAAAACTG ACCCAGATAAACCGGGCAAGGAAGCTCACAAAGTGAATGAGGATGAACCGGCCAGCTCCCCACTGCTGTTTGAAGATAGTCCTCCTGATTTGCAACTTCAAGGAAATCCTTTCCAACTGAACtccgaagaagaagaagacgatcCTCAAATACTCCAAAATTCAGTTGTTTTTGGAACATCAGCTGAGGAAGCGGTGAAGGAAATTCGCTTCAGAATTGAACAGAAAACGACACTGACAGCCAGCGCAG GTATTGCCCCCAATACAATGTTAGCAAAAGTGTGCAGTGATAAGAATAAGCCAAATGGACAATACCAAATTCTCCCCAGCAGAAAAGCAGTGATGGACTTCATCAAGGACTTGCCTATTAGAAAG GTTTCTGGAATAGGAAAAGTCACGGAGAAAATGTTAATGGCTCTTGGAATTGTTACTTGCACAGAACTCTACCAACAGAGAGCactgctttctctccttttctcggAAACATCTTGGCATTATTTCCTTCACATAGCCCTGGGTCTGGGTTCAACAGACCTAGCAAG ggatggagaaaggaaaagtatGAGTGTTGAAAG GACGTTTAGTGAAATAAGTCACACAGAAGAACAGTTCAGCTTATGCCAAGAGCTGTGCACTGAACTTGCTCGTGATCTCCAGAAGGAAGGACTGAAG GGGAGAACTGTTACCATTAAGCTGAAGAACGTGAATTTTGAAGTAAAAACTCGTGCATCTACAGTTCCGTCTGCTCTTTCTACTGCAGAAGAAATATTTGCCATTGCTAAGGAACTGCTAAGGACAGAAGTTAACGCCGGTTCTCCACATCCCCTGAGGTTAAGGTTAATGG GTGTTCGGATGTCCACTTTTTCCAACGAAGATGACAAGAAGCACCAACAGAGGAGCATTATTGGCTTCTTACAGGCTGGACAGCAAGCTCTGTCATCTCCTGGGTGTAGTCTAGACAAAACTGACAAAACTGAGTTTGTAAAGCCTTTAGAAATGTCTCCTAAGAAGAGTTTCTTTGATAAAAAGCGATCAGAAAGGATCTCGAACCATCAAGACTCACCCAGATGTGAAATTGTGGATCAGCAAGCTTTACAGCCCTCACAGCCATCCCAAGCTTTAAAGAAGATGAGCGAGAATTTGGAAGCATCGGAGAATTCAAATAACTGTCAGACGTTTACATGTCCAGTTTGCTTCAGGGATCAAGAAGGCATCAGTCTGGAAGCCTTTAATGAACATGTAGATGCATGTCTTGATGGGCCATCAGCCAGTGAGAACTCAGAAATGCCCTCCTTCTCACATGCTTCCTCAGCAAAGACTGGTCAGAAGGAATATGCACACCCTTCTGTTACACTGTGTGAGAAACAGGATCATGAAGATGGAGAGATCACTTCAGCAGATGGTGTGGATCTCGTAGAGACTGAAGACAGCTCGTTGAAAGCAGCAAGTATGGACACTTTAGGAAGTAATCACAGCAAAGGGGAATATCCTGACATTCCAAACCAGTCTTGTCCTAGTTCATTGGCAGATGAAGCTGTCAGAATATTAAGTAAGCAAGAATCCATCCAGCCCTATACAGATGAGGTAGTAACAGGACAAGCTCTAGTTTGTCCTGTTTGTAACCAAGAACAAAAGACTTCTGATCTTACCCTCTTCAATGTACATGTGGATATTTGCTTAAATAAAGGCATTATCCAAGAACTGAGGAATAAGGACATTAATTCAGTCAACCAACCCAAAGAAAGCTCCAGAAATACTG CAGACAGACTTCAGAAGGCTGCAAGAAGGACAAAAAG GCCGGGACTGAAGACAAAGTGTTCCacgtcaaagaaaacaaaacctccaaGTCCCAGACACACCctggatatattttttaaatga